Proteins from a genomic interval of Zingiber officinale cultivar Zhangliang chromosome 2A, Zo_v1.1, whole genome shotgun sequence:
- the LOC122041509 gene encoding nucleotide-sugar uncharacterized transporter 2-like isoform X2 — MGLLESILGKDGRRLMKRKDSDAGQQGRALEELRGTLYSDIHTSEGAKRQQQKLCGPFVALTFNFIVAVGIIMANKVVMGKVGFNFPIALSLIHYVTSWLLMAIFKALSLLPASPPSKSTPFSSLFVLGAVMAMATGLANVSLQHNSVGFYQMAKIAVTPTIVLAEFMILSKRVTLQKVITLTIVSIGVAVATVTDLQFNFFGACVALAWIVPSAINKILWSNLQQTGNWTALALMWKTSPITIFFFVVLMPLLDPPGVLSFNWTWNNASTIIISALFGFLLQWSGALALGATSAISHVVLGQFKTCVIMLGGYVFFNSDPGMGSKESSAVTKPLLSKQNSIAAKPKTIIEEDEMEKMDSV, encoded by the exons ATGGGACTGTTGGAATCAATATTGGGCAAGGATGGGAGGAGGCTCATGAAGCGCAAAGACAGTGACGCTGGGCAGCAAG GTCGAGCATTGGAGGAGCTACGGGGTACTTTATACAGTGATATTCATACTTCGGAAGGTGCAAAGCGCCAGCAGCAAAAGTTATGTGGTCCATTTGTGGCATTGACCTTCAATTTCATTGTGGCTGTTGGAATAATCATGGCCAACAAAGTG GTCATGGGCAAGGTTGGATTCAATTTTCCAATCGCCCTATCTTTGATCCACTATGTAACTTCTTGGTTGCTCATGGCTATCTTCAAAGCACTATCACTGTTGCCTGCTTCGCCGCCTTCTAAATCTACACCATTTTCTTCTTTATTTGTCCTGGGTGCAGTGATGGCTATGGCCACTGGACTTGCTAACGTTAGCCTACAACATAATAG TGTGGGTTTCTATCAAATGGCTAAGATAGCTGTGACCCCGACAATTGTTCTTGCTGAGTTTATGATTCTTAGCAAGAGGGTGACGCTTCAAAAG GTTATCACACTGACTATTGTATCAATCGGTGTGGCTGTTGCAACAGTTACTGATCTGCAATTTAATTTTTTTGGCGCTTGTGTTGCATTGGCATGGATTGTGCCTAGTGCTATAAATAAAATTCTATGGTCAAATTTGCAACAAACAGGCAACTGGACTGCACTCGC GTTAATGTGGAAGACAAGCCCAATTACCATATTCTTCTTTGTGGTTTTAATGCCGCTGCTAGATCCTCCAGGTGTATTATCCTTTAACTGGACTTGGAACAATGCATCTACCATCATCATATCAGCGTTATTTGGGTTTCTTCTCCAGTGGTCTGGTGCTTTGGCACTTGG TGCAACATCTGCAATCTCTCACGTTGTTCTTGGTCAGTTCAAGACTTGCGTAATCATGCTGGGTGGATATGTGTTCTTCAACTCCGACCCTGGAATG GGATCGAAAGAGTCATCAGCAGTGACAAAACCACTACTTTCAAAGCAGAATTCGATTGCTGCAAAGCCCAAAACAATCATCGAAGAGGATGAAATGGAAAAGATGGATTCTGTTTGA
- the LOC122041508 gene encoding phosphatidylinositol/phosphatidylcholine transfer protein SFH13-like isoform X1, with protein MTHEQRLGFEGSIYFDQRKERIPDMENSEDELRRTKIGSLRKKALHASTKLTYSLKKRSKKRVDFRVPSFSIEDVRDAEEEQAVQAFRQELITKNLLPDKHDNYHTLLRFLKARKFDFEKAIQMWDEMLQWRKQFGTDSILEDFNFEELEDVLHYYPQGYHGVDKEGRPIYIERLGSVEPDKLMCITTVERYLKYHVQEFERTLNEKFPACSIAAKRYIGSTTTILDVQGVGLKNFSKTARDLLLNMNKIDSEYYPETLHQMFVINAGHGFKLLWNTVKGFLDSKTTSKIHVLGAKYQSKLLEAVDSSQLPDFLGGTCTCYTQGGCLRSKKGPWNDPIIMKIVNCIGTSCISEIRHGHGQQINASYSRRHPSKRSNRGTTAGSGYEVDYLDSPVISMTPEHNHSALVHEDVRAADSMSSYGCTNHVVPEPSGGKMPVSAANLSDEVKDDSHSFPARASHSLGNLSFEGHNATENEPRGKLQTFGRALITLLVKVLSFLGIFQSRTDQRLCSIHPSDRLRLIHDKHSNLESAKEDDVTPCIQRLDKLESLLNELSRKPAEIPQEKEQAIQDSMNRIKNVESDLHKTNKVLQATVTKQLEIETSIEALNDTTVRRRKFW; from the exons ATGACTCATGAGCAAAGGTTAG GATTTGAGGGATCTATTTATTTTGATCAGAGAAAAGAAAGAATACCTGACATGGAAAACTCTGAAGATGAGCTGAGGAGAACAAAAATAGGATCTTTAAGGAAAAAAGCATTGCACGCTTCCACTAAACTTACTTATTCCCTGAAGAAGCGGAGTAAGAAGAGAGTTGATTTCAGAGTTCCTTCATTTTCAATTGAGGATGTGAGAGATGCTGAAGAGGAGCAAGCAGTCCAAGCATTCCGGCAAGAACTCATTACAAAAAATCTGTTAcctgataagcatgataattaccATACATTGCTCAG ATTCCTTAAAGCCAGgaaatttgattttgagaaagCAATACAGATGTGGGACGAGATGCTTCAATGGAGAAAACAATTTGGAACAGACTCAATTCTGGAG gatttcaattttgaagagCTGGAGGATGTCTTGCACTATTATCCTCAGGGGTATCACGGAGTTGACAAGGAGGGAAGACCGATCTATATTGAGAGGCTTGGGAGTGTTGAGCCTGACAAGCTTATGTGCATAACTACAGTGGAGCGCTACTTGAAATATCATGTGCAGGAGTTTGAGAGAACCCTGAATGAGAAATTTCCTGCATGTTCTATAGCTGCCAAAAGATATATTGGCTCAACAACAACAATATTGGATGTACAGGGTGTA GGATTGAAGAATTTCAGCAAAACAGCAAGGGATTTGTTGCTTAACATGAACAAGATAGACAGTGAATACTATCCTGAG ACACTTCATCAAATGTTTGTGATAAATGCTGGACATGGATTTAAACTTCTGTGGAACACTGTAAAAGGCTTCCTCGATTCCAAAACAACTTCAAAAATACAT gTTCTTGGTGCAAAGTACCAGAGTAAGCTTCTTGAAGCAGTTGATTCAAG cCAATTGCCTGATTTTCTTGGTGGCACATGTACTTGCTACACTCAGGGAGGATGCCTCAGGTCTAAGAAAGGACCCTGGAACGACCCAATTATAATGAAA ATTGTAAATTGCATTGGAACATCATGTATTAGTGAAATCAGGCATGGACATGGCCAACAGATCAATGCATCTTATTCCAGGCGACATCCATCAAAG AGAAGTAACAGAGGTACAACTGCTGGATCAGGATATGAGGTAGACTATCTTGATTCTCCAGTCATATCAATGACTCCTGAACATAATCATTCAGCTCTGGTGCATGAAGAT GTCAGAGCAGCAGATTCTATGTCTTCCTATGGATGTACTAATCATGTTGTACCTGAACCATCTGGCGGTAAAATGCCAGTATCTGCAGCGAACTTGTCTGATGAAGTAAAGGATGATAGCCATTCTTTTCCTGCAAGAGCCTCACATTCATTAG GCAACTTGTCCTTTGAGGGGCACAATGCCACTGAAAATGAGCCAAGAGGAAAATTGCAAACTTTTGGTAGAGCATTGATCACTTTGTTGGTAAAAGTATTGTCCTTCCTTGGTATCTTTCAATCTAGAACAGACCAGAGACTGTGTAGCATTCACCCATCAGATAGACTGAGGTTGATACATGATAAACATTCAAACTTAGAATCTGCCAAGGAAGATGATGTGACTCCATGTATCCAACGTCTTGATAAGCTTGAGTCATTGCTTAATGAACTTAGCAGAAAACCTGCAGAAATTCCACAGGAGAAAGAGCAGGCAATCCAAGATTCAATGAATAGGATTAAAAATGTTGAGTCAGATCTTCACAAGACAAACAAG GTATTACAAGCAACTGTGACGAAGCAATTGGAGATTGAAACGTCTATAGAAGCTCTAAATGATACTACTGTTAGG AGGAGAAAATTTTGGTGA
- the LOC122041508 gene encoding phosphatidylinositol/phosphatidylcholine transfer protein SFH13-like isoform X2, giving the protein MSKGFEGSIYFDQRKERIPDMENSEDELRRTKIGSLRKKALHASTKLTYSLKKRSKKRVDFRVPSFSIEDVRDAEEEQAVQAFRQELITKNLLPDKHDNYHTLLRFLKARKFDFEKAIQMWDEMLQWRKQFGTDSILEDFNFEELEDVLHYYPQGYHGVDKEGRPIYIERLGSVEPDKLMCITTVERYLKYHVQEFERTLNEKFPACSIAAKRYIGSTTTILDVQGVGLKNFSKTARDLLLNMNKIDSEYYPETLHQMFVINAGHGFKLLWNTVKGFLDSKTTSKIHVLGAKYQSKLLEAVDSSQLPDFLGGTCTCYTQGGCLRSKKGPWNDPIIMKIVNCIGTSCISEIRHGHGQQINASYSRRHPSKRSNRGTTAGSGYEVDYLDSPVISMTPEHNHSALVHEDVRAADSMSSYGCTNHVVPEPSGGKMPVSAANLSDEVKDDSHSFPARASHSLGNLSFEGHNATENEPRGKLQTFGRALITLLVKVLSFLGIFQSRTDQRLCSIHPSDRLRLIHDKHSNLESAKEDDVTPCIQRLDKLESLLNELSRKPAEIPQEKEQAIQDSMNRIKNVESDLHKTNKVLQATVTKQLEIETSIEALNDTTVRRRKFW; this is encoded by the exons ATGAGCAAAG GATTTGAGGGATCTATTTATTTTGATCAGAGAAAAGAAAGAATACCTGACATGGAAAACTCTGAAGATGAGCTGAGGAGAACAAAAATAGGATCTTTAAGGAAAAAAGCATTGCACGCTTCCACTAAACTTACTTATTCCCTGAAGAAGCGGAGTAAGAAGAGAGTTGATTTCAGAGTTCCTTCATTTTCAATTGAGGATGTGAGAGATGCTGAAGAGGAGCAAGCAGTCCAAGCATTCCGGCAAGAACTCATTACAAAAAATCTGTTAcctgataagcatgataattaccATACATTGCTCAG ATTCCTTAAAGCCAGgaaatttgattttgagaaagCAATACAGATGTGGGACGAGATGCTTCAATGGAGAAAACAATTTGGAACAGACTCAATTCTGGAG gatttcaattttgaagagCTGGAGGATGTCTTGCACTATTATCCTCAGGGGTATCACGGAGTTGACAAGGAGGGAAGACCGATCTATATTGAGAGGCTTGGGAGTGTTGAGCCTGACAAGCTTATGTGCATAACTACAGTGGAGCGCTACTTGAAATATCATGTGCAGGAGTTTGAGAGAACCCTGAATGAGAAATTTCCTGCATGTTCTATAGCTGCCAAAAGATATATTGGCTCAACAACAACAATATTGGATGTACAGGGTGTA GGATTGAAGAATTTCAGCAAAACAGCAAGGGATTTGTTGCTTAACATGAACAAGATAGACAGTGAATACTATCCTGAG ACACTTCATCAAATGTTTGTGATAAATGCTGGACATGGATTTAAACTTCTGTGGAACACTGTAAAAGGCTTCCTCGATTCCAAAACAACTTCAAAAATACAT gTTCTTGGTGCAAAGTACCAGAGTAAGCTTCTTGAAGCAGTTGATTCAAG cCAATTGCCTGATTTTCTTGGTGGCACATGTACTTGCTACACTCAGGGAGGATGCCTCAGGTCTAAGAAAGGACCCTGGAACGACCCAATTATAATGAAA ATTGTAAATTGCATTGGAACATCATGTATTAGTGAAATCAGGCATGGACATGGCCAACAGATCAATGCATCTTATTCCAGGCGACATCCATCAAAG AGAAGTAACAGAGGTACAACTGCTGGATCAGGATATGAGGTAGACTATCTTGATTCTCCAGTCATATCAATGACTCCTGAACATAATCATTCAGCTCTGGTGCATGAAGAT GTCAGAGCAGCAGATTCTATGTCTTCCTATGGATGTACTAATCATGTTGTACCTGAACCATCTGGCGGTAAAATGCCAGTATCTGCAGCGAACTTGTCTGATGAAGTAAAGGATGATAGCCATTCTTTTCCTGCAAGAGCCTCACATTCATTAG GCAACTTGTCCTTTGAGGGGCACAATGCCACTGAAAATGAGCCAAGAGGAAAATTGCAAACTTTTGGTAGAGCATTGATCACTTTGTTGGTAAAAGTATTGTCCTTCCTTGGTATCTTTCAATCTAGAACAGACCAGAGACTGTGTAGCATTCACCCATCAGATAGACTGAGGTTGATACATGATAAACATTCAAACTTAGAATCTGCCAAGGAAGATGATGTGACTCCATGTATCCAACGTCTTGATAAGCTTGAGTCATTGCTTAATGAACTTAGCAGAAAACCTGCAGAAATTCCACAGGAGAAAGAGCAGGCAATCCAAGATTCAATGAATAGGATTAAAAATGTTGAGTCAGATCTTCACAAGACAAACAAG GTATTACAAGCAACTGTGACGAAGCAATTGGAGATTGAAACGTCTATAGAAGCTCTAAATGATACTACTGTTAGG AGGAGAAAATTTTGGTGA
- the LOC122043799 gene encoding sister chromatid cohesion protein PDS5 homolog B-like, with the protein MAEMAQKLQQQLKEVGSKLESPPASKDALIKLLKQAANCLSELEQSPSPSVSDSMQSCVNAFAQKDLLTHQDRDVKVLVATCVCEITRITAPDAPYSDDVLRDIFHLIVGTFAGLGDIDSPSYERRVVILETVAKYRSCVVMLDLECNDLIQEMFRTFVSVISDDHPQNIFTSMQTIMILILDESEELQENLILILLSVLGCKVNGSSMAARRLAMNVIERCAGKLEPFIKQFLVSSLSGDGSYLNYSIDHHEVIYDLYQCAPQILARIIPYITGELLTDKLDIRLKAVQLLGKLFSLPEVPVSEAFQSVFDEFLKRLTDRVVEVRLSVIDHLKNCLVTNPERPEAPLIIKALSDRVLDYDEKVRKKVVAAVYDVACHSFKVIPMEIASFVAERLRDKSLTVKKYTMERLVDLHQLYCLKSSDGSTNLDDCKWIPGKILKCGQLFYF; encoded by the exons ATGGCAGAAATGGCGCAGAAGCTGCAGCAGCAACTCAAGGAGGTGGGATCGAAACTGGAGAGCCCTCCAGCGTCCAAAGACGCGCTAATTAAGCTACTCAAG CAAGCTGCAAATTGTCTGTCTGAGTTAGAGCAGTCACCGTCACCTTCTGTCTCAGACTCAATGCAATCTTGTGTAAATGCATTTGCCCAAAAAGACCTGTTGACGCATCAAGATCGTGATGTCAAAGTTCTTGTAGCAACCTGTGTTTGTGAAATCACCAGAATAACTGCACCAGACGCTCCATATAGTGATGATGTTCTAAgg GATATATTTCATTTGATTGTTGGTACCTTTGCTGGATTGGGTGATATTGACAGCCCTTCTTATGAGAGAAGGGTTGTTATCCTTGAGACCGTTGCCAAATACAGGTCATGTGTTGTGATGTTGGATCTTGAATGTAATGATCTCATACAGGAAATGTTCAGAACATTTGTTTCAGTCATCAG TGACGATCATCCCCAAAACATCTTTACGTCAATGCAAACTATCATGATCCTTATTCTAGATGAGAGTGAGGAATTACAGGAAAATCTTATTTTAATCCTGCTTTCAGTGTTGGGCTGTAAAGTAAAT GGTTCCTCTATGGCTGCACGGAGGCTTGCTATGAATGTTATAGAACGTTGTGCAGGAAAACTTGAACCATTCATAAAGCAGTTTCTTGTATCTTCACTGTCAGGCGATGGTAGTTATTTAAATTATTCAATTGATCATCATGAAGTTATATATGACTTGTACCAGTGCGCACCACAAATTCTTGCAAGAATAATTCCTTACATAACTGGCGAATTGTTG ACAGATAAGCTAGACATTCGACTTAAAGCAGTTCAGCTCTTGGGGAAATTATTTTCTTTACCTGAGGTACCTGTATCTGAAGCTTTTCAGTCAGTCTTTGATGAATTCCTAAAGAGATTGACTGACAGAGTAGTTGAAGTCCGTCTATCTGTCATTGATCATTTGAAGAATTGCCTGGTTACTAATCCTGAACGTCCTGAGGCTCCTCTGATTATAA AAGCACTTTCTGACAGAGTGTTGGATTATGATGAGAAAGTTCGAAAAAAAGTTGTTGCTGCAGTTTATGATGTGGCTTGTCATTCTTTCAAAGTAATTCCAATGGAGATAGCTAGTTTTGTGGCTGAGCGTCTGCGAGATAAATCT TTGACTGTAAAGAAGTATACAATGGAGAGGCTTGTTGATCTACATCAATTGTATTGCTTGAAGAGCTCTGATGGTTCAACAAATTTGGATGATTGCAAATGGATACCAGGGAAGATATTGAAATGTGGCCAATTATTTTActtctaa
- the LOC122041509 gene encoding nucleotide-sugar uncharacterized transporter 2-like isoform X1 — translation MGLLESILGKDGRRLMKRKDSDAGQQGRALEELRGTLYSDIHTSEGAKRQQQKLCGPFVALTFNFIVAVGIIMANKVVMGKVGFNFPIALSLIHYVTSWLLMAIFKALSLLPASPPSKSTPFSSLFVLGAVMAMATGLANVSLQHNSVGFYQMAKIAVTPTIVLAEFMILSKRVTLQKVITLTIVSIGVAVATVTDLQFNFFGACVALAWIVPSAINKILWSNLQQTGNWTALALMWKTSPITIFFFVVLMPLLDPPGVLSFNWTWNNASTIIISALFGFLLQWSGALALGATSAISHVVLGQFKTCVIMLGGYVFFNSDPGMVSLSGAVVALCGMSFYTFLNLQGSKESSAVTKPLLSKQNSIAAKPKTIIEEDEMEKMDSV, via the exons ATGGGACTGTTGGAATCAATATTGGGCAAGGATGGGAGGAGGCTCATGAAGCGCAAAGACAGTGACGCTGGGCAGCAAG GTCGAGCATTGGAGGAGCTACGGGGTACTTTATACAGTGATATTCATACTTCGGAAGGTGCAAAGCGCCAGCAGCAAAAGTTATGTGGTCCATTTGTGGCATTGACCTTCAATTTCATTGTGGCTGTTGGAATAATCATGGCCAACAAAGTG GTCATGGGCAAGGTTGGATTCAATTTTCCAATCGCCCTATCTTTGATCCACTATGTAACTTCTTGGTTGCTCATGGCTATCTTCAAAGCACTATCACTGTTGCCTGCTTCGCCGCCTTCTAAATCTACACCATTTTCTTCTTTATTTGTCCTGGGTGCAGTGATGGCTATGGCCACTGGACTTGCTAACGTTAGCCTACAACATAATAG TGTGGGTTTCTATCAAATGGCTAAGATAGCTGTGACCCCGACAATTGTTCTTGCTGAGTTTATGATTCTTAGCAAGAGGGTGACGCTTCAAAAG GTTATCACACTGACTATTGTATCAATCGGTGTGGCTGTTGCAACAGTTACTGATCTGCAATTTAATTTTTTTGGCGCTTGTGTTGCATTGGCATGGATTGTGCCTAGTGCTATAAATAAAATTCTATGGTCAAATTTGCAACAAACAGGCAACTGGACTGCACTCGC GTTAATGTGGAAGACAAGCCCAATTACCATATTCTTCTTTGTGGTTTTAATGCCGCTGCTAGATCCTCCAGGTGTATTATCCTTTAACTGGACTTGGAACAATGCATCTACCATCATCATATCAGCGTTATTTGGGTTTCTTCTCCAGTGGTCTGGTGCTTTGGCACTTGG TGCAACATCTGCAATCTCTCACGTTGTTCTTGGTCAGTTCAAGACTTGCGTAATCATGCTGGGTGGATATGTGTTCTTCAACTCCGACCCTGGAATGGTTAGTCTCAGCGGAGCAGTTGTTGCTTTGTGTGGGATGTCATTCTACACTTTCCTCAACTTGCAGGGATCGAAAGAGTCATCAGCAGTGACAAAACCACTACTTTCAAAGCAGAATTCGATTGCTGCAAAGCCCAAAACAATCATCGAAGAGGATGAAATGGAAAAGATGGATTCTGTTTGA
- the LOC122041508 gene encoding phosphatidylinositol/phosphatidylcholine transfer protein SFH13-like isoform X3, with product MTHEQRLGFEGSIYFDQRKERIPDMENSEDELRRTKIGSLRKKALHASTKLTYSLKKRSKKRVDFRVPSFSIEDVRDAEEEQAVQAFRQELITKNLLPDKHDNYHTLLRFLKARKFDFEKAIQMWDEMLQWRKQFGTDSILEDFNFEELEDVLHYYPQGYHGVDKEGRPIYIERLGSVEPDKLMCITTVERYLKYHVQEFERTLNEKFPACSIAAKRYIGSTTTILDVQGVGLKNFSKTARDLLLNMNKIDSEYYPETLHQMFVINAGHGFKLLWNTVKGFLDSKTTSKIHVLGAKYQSKLLEAVDSSQLPDFLGGTCTCYTQGGCLRSKKGPWNDPIIMKIVNCIGTSCISEIRHGHGQQINASYSRRHPSKRSNRGTTAGSGYEVRAADSMSSYGCTNHVVPEPSGGKMPVSAANLSDEVKDDSHSFPARASHSLGNLSFEGHNATENEPRGKLQTFGRALITLLVKVLSFLGIFQSRTDQRLCSIHPSDRLRLIHDKHSNLESAKEDDVTPCIQRLDKLESLLNELSRKPAEIPQEKEQAIQDSMNRIKNVESDLHKTNKVLQATVTKQLEIETSIEALNDTTVRRRKFW from the exons ATGACTCATGAGCAAAGGTTAG GATTTGAGGGATCTATTTATTTTGATCAGAGAAAAGAAAGAATACCTGACATGGAAAACTCTGAAGATGAGCTGAGGAGAACAAAAATAGGATCTTTAAGGAAAAAAGCATTGCACGCTTCCACTAAACTTACTTATTCCCTGAAGAAGCGGAGTAAGAAGAGAGTTGATTTCAGAGTTCCTTCATTTTCAATTGAGGATGTGAGAGATGCTGAAGAGGAGCAAGCAGTCCAAGCATTCCGGCAAGAACTCATTACAAAAAATCTGTTAcctgataagcatgataattaccATACATTGCTCAG ATTCCTTAAAGCCAGgaaatttgattttgagaaagCAATACAGATGTGGGACGAGATGCTTCAATGGAGAAAACAATTTGGAACAGACTCAATTCTGGAG gatttcaattttgaagagCTGGAGGATGTCTTGCACTATTATCCTCAGGGGTATCACGGAGTTGACAAGGAGGGAAGACCGATCTATATTGAGAGGCTTGGGAGTGTTGAGCCTGACAAGCTTATGTGCATAACTACAGTGGAGCGCTACTTGAAATATCATGTGCAGGAGTTTGAGAGAACCCTGAATGAGAAATTTCCTGCATGTTCTATAGCTGCCAAAAGATATATTGGCTCAACAACAACAATATTGGATGTACAGGGTGTA GGATTGAAGAATTTCAGCAAAACAGCAAGGGATTTGTTGCTTAACATGAACAAGATAGACAGTGAATACTATCCTGAG ACACTTCATCAAATGTTTGTGATAAATGCTGGACATGGATTTAAACTTCTGTGGAACACTGTAAAAGGCTTCCTCGATTCCAAAACAACTTCAAAAATACAT gTTCTTGGTGCAAAGTACCAGAGTAAGCTTCTTGAAGCAGTTGATTCAAG cCAATTGCCTGATTTTCTTGGTGGCACATGTACTTGCTACACTCAGGGAGGATGCCTCAGGTCTAAGAAAGGACCCTGGAACGACCCAATTATAATGAAA ATTGTAAATTGCATTGGAACATCATGTATTAGTGAAATCAGGCATGGACATGGCCAACAGATCAATGCATCTTATTCCAGGCGACATCCATCAAAG AGAAGTAACAGAGGTACAACTGCTGGATCAGGATATGAG GTCAGAGCAGCAGATTCTATGTCTTCCTATGGATGTACTAATCATGTTGTACCTGAACCATCTGGCGGTAAAATGCCAGTATCTGCAGCGAACTTGTCTGATGAAGTAAAGGATGATAGCCATTCTTTTCCTGCAAGAGCCTCACATTCATTAG GCAACTTGTCCTTTGAGGGGCACAATGCCACTGAAAATGAGCCAAGAGGAAAATTGCAAACTTTTGGTAGAGCATTGATCACTTTGTTGGTAAAAGTATTGTCCTTCCTTGGTATCTTTCAATCTAGAACAGACCAGAGACTGTGTAGCATTCACCCATCAGATAGACTGAGGTTGATACATGATAAACATTCAAACTTAGAATCTGCCAAGGAAGATGATGTGACTCCATGTATCCAACGTCTTGATAAGCTTGAGTCATTGCTTAATGAACTTAGCAGAAAACCTGCAGAAATTCCACAGGAGAAAGAGCAGGCAATCCAAGATTCAATGAATAGGATTAAAAATGTTGAGTCAGATCTTCACAAGACAAACAAG GTATTACAAGCAACTGTGACGAAGCAATTGGAGATTGAAACGTCTATAGAAGCTCTAAATGATACTACTGTTAGG AGGAGAAAATTTTGGTGA